The Brachionichthys hirsutus isolate HB-005 chromosome 8, CSIRO-AGI_Bhir_v1, whole genome shotgun sequence genome contains a region encoding:
- the LOC137898075 gene encoding uncharacterized protein has protein sequence MFLYMLVFLAYHSSRWMPRNQRLKFQILNTLVITLVLVPQIYVMGRPKSSRYCKQPLLNNLSASVASSFIAAGFSVTFTLIEPIPQGLWASYHAFGLLSCGQGLCTAILTLTAGDCVKTTPELYHLSLILTVASALSTGFFMVRGGLWLTNPNPGTDLSRHSERPAVPR, from the exons ATGTTCCTCTATATGCTCGTCTTCCTAGCGTATCACAGCAGCAGATGGATGCCGAGGAATCAGCGGTTAAAATT tCAGATACTGAATACATTGGTCATAACACTCGTACTGGTCCCTCAGATTTATGTCATGGGAAG GCCTAAATCCTCCAGATACTGCAAGCAGCCTCTTTTGAACAACCTGTCGGCCTCCGTCGCCTCGTCTTTCATAGCTGCAG GTTTCTCTGTGACATTTACATTAATCGAGCCGATTCCTCAGGGCTTGTGGGCCTCCTATCATGCGTTTGGGCTGCTGTCATGTGGACAAGGTCTATGCACTGCCATCCTAACTCTGACAGCAGGAGATTGC GTGAAAACCACCCCTGAGCTGTATCACCTGTCCCTTATTCTAACAGTGGCTTCTGCTCTCAGTACAG GTTTCTTTATGGTAAGAGGAGGACTCTGGCTGACTAACCCCAACCCTGGGACGGACCTGAGCAGACACAGTGAGCGTCCAGCTGTCCCACGCTGA
- the tardbpb gene encoding TAR DNA-binding protein 43 isoform X1, translating into MAEVYIRVAEEENEEPMEIPSEDDGTVLLSTVAAQFPGACGLRFRSPVSQCMRGVRLVEGILHPPENGWGNVVFVVNYPKDNKRKMEEIDASSAVKMKRGDMKTSDLIVLGLPWKTTEQDLKDYFSTFGEVIMVQVKRDAKTGNSKGFGFVRFTEYETQEKVVSQRHMIDGRWCDCKLPNSKVNMQGLDEPLRSRKVFVGRCTEDMTTDDLRQFFMQYGEVTDVFIPKPFRAFSFVTFADDQVAQALCGEDLIIKGVSVHISNAEPKHGNRQFERTTRFGNGFGAQAFGSSRSGLGGSSSNSSLANFGSFNLNPAMMAAAQAALQSSWGMMGMLASQQQTSTPGSTSGGSSTSRDQGQSFGSGNSNYGASPASLGWGAGSNSGASSSGFGSGFGSSMESKSSGWGM; encoded by the exons ATGGCCGAAGTGTACATTCGCGTGGCGGAGGAGGAAAACGAGGAGCCAATGGAGATTCCGTCCGAAGACGATGGCACTGTTCTGCTTTCGACAGTGGCTGCACAGTTTCCAGGAGCGTGTGGCCTTCGGTTCAGGAGCCCCGTGTCTCAGTGCATGCGGGGCGTGCGTCTCGTGGAAGGGATCCTGCACCCGCCGGAGAACGGGTGGGGGAACGTCGTGTTCGTAGTGAATTATCCCAAAG ACAACAAAAGGAAGATGGAAGAAATCGATGCATCCTCTGCTGTGAAGATGAAGAGGGGTGACATGAAGACGTCCGACCTGATCGTACTTGGTCTTCCTTGGAAAACGACTGAGCAGGACCTCAAAGATTACTTTAGTACGTTTGGAGAGGTCATCATGGTTCAG gtcaAACGAGATGCCAAGACTGGAAACTCAAAGGGATTTGGCTTCGTGAGGTTCACGGAGTATGAGACTCAAGAAAAGGTCGTCTCCCAGCGGCACATGATTGATGGCAGATGGTGCGACTGCAAGCTCCCTAACTCGAAGGTGAATATG caaggCCTTGACGAGCCGCTGAGGAGTAGGAAAGTGTTTGTCGGCCGTTGCACTGAAGACATGACCACGGATGACCTCCGGCAGTTCTTCATGCAGTACGGCGAAGTGACCGACGTCTTCATCCCCAAGCCGTTTCgggctttttcttttgtcacgTTTGCAGACGATCAG GTTGCCCAGGCGCTCTGTGGGGAGGACCTAATAATCAAAGGTGTCAGTGTTCACATCTCAAACGCTGAACCCAAGCATGGAAACAGGCAGTTTGAGCGCACGACACGGTTTGGAAACGGTTTCGGAGCTCAGGCATTTGGTAGCAGCCGTAGCGGGCTGGGAGGGAGCAGCTCCAACAGTAGTCTGGCCAATTTCGGCTCTTTCAATTTGAACCCTGCTATGATGGCTGCTGCTCAGGCCGCTCTGCAGAGTAGTTGGGGGATGATGGGTATGCTAGCTAGCCAGCAGCAGACGTCCACCCCGGGCAGCACCTCTGGTGGGTCGAGTACTAGCAGGGACCAGGGTCAGTCTTTCGGTTCGGGCAACAGCAACTACGGCGCGAGCCCAGCTAGTCTCGGGTGGGGCGCGGGGTCAAACTCGGGAGCCAGCAGCAGTGGGTTCGGCTCGGGTTTCGGGTCCAGCATGGAGTCGAAGTCCTCTGGGTGGGGGATGTGA
- the cenps gene encoding centromere protein S: protein MSDENDETRQRLKAALHCAVGRMCQKIGEDHRRDFSRHVVAAIAETTFGQCDIFAKDLEAFARHAKRSTVSTEDVKLLARRSTVLFNYIQHKSEELNQEQREKRKGAVRKRSRDTEEESRE, encoded by the exons ATGTCTGATGAGAACGACGAAACACGCCAG CGGTTAAAGGCAGCGCTCCATTGTGCTGTGGGTCGGATGTGTCAGAAGATCGGAGAGGACCACCGGAGAGATTTCAGCCGACACGTCGTAGCTGCGATAGCCGAGACGACGTTCGGACAGTGCG ATATATTTGCTAAGGACCTGGAGGCCTTTGCTCG GCATGCAAAGAGAAGCACAGTTTCTACAGAAGACGTCAAGCTGCTAGCCCGCCGCAGCACCGTATTA TTCAACTACATACAACATAAAAGTGAGGAACTGAaccaggagcagagagagaaaaggaagggcgctgtgaggaagaggagcagagacactgaggaggagagcagagagtAA
- the h6pd gene encoding GDH/6PGL endoplasmic bifunctional protein — protein sequence MPVTVMLLLVTLCVQGRNGDAKEEAQRPGHVSVVVVGGTGDLAKKYLWQGFFELYAKQVRSGNTFSFYGGGLAPSDKAAPVLFETLKAVSCFKHVSPEQCALFKEQFLRLSQYRQLKTRKDYQDLAKHIEQELRQEEMTEAGRLFYLSVPAFAYADISGKINSSCRPNGGAWLRVVLEKPFGHDLRSAQELASQLRSSLRDDEMYRIDHYLGKQVVAKILPFRAKNKKFLDSMWNKHHIERVEIVLKETLDVKGRIQYYDQYGVIRDMLQNHITEIMTLLTMRLPVNLSSSEQVMQSKLQIFRSLLPLGKTQAVVGQYQAYRAEVPQELNHTDDHVTLTPTFAAVLAHIDDAQYEGVPLLLISGKMLDERVGYARVLFKNDVFCLQNHGSVHCKPKQIVFHFGHGSLKYPAILVSKNLFKPALMDSEWKEVTEHSDLSLLGLPISEYYVQTPVEHREAYSELISQIFAGRKNSFVSTENLLASWGLWTPLLDSLAESYPRIYPGGAENGDLLDVRVKGKEIGFHNEVVIINNDIGGTSPNGFQVMHGKFRSDEMVSAWAEELVERLALDLQEAAEAAVQKGGVFHVALSGGSTPLALFHRLAQHHFSFPWRSTHVWMVDERCVPLTEVESNFRHLHDHLLYHVKIPYHNIHPMPVQINHRLCVDEDGGAPRYEKEIRTLVNGSSFHFVLLGVGHDSHVASLFPGSSLSGEHGESLVAITESPFKPHQRMSLTFKAINQAQVVAVLVMGKGKHDMITQMSRVKSNPDKWPVTGLRPADGRLIWYMDYDALLG from the exons ATGCCTGTGACTGTGATGCTGTTGCTGGTCACTCTCTGTGTCCAGGGGAGAAACGGCGACGCTAAGGAGGAGGCGCAGCGACCCGGCCACGTTTCGGTGGTCGTAGTGGGAGGCACGGGGGACTTGGCTAAGAAGTACCTGTGGCAGGGCTTCTTCGAGCTGTACGCAAAGCAGGTCAGGAGTGGAAACACCTTCTCCTTTTACGGTGGAGGGCTGGCACCCTCCGATAAGGCCGCTCCAGTCCTCTTTGAGACCCTGAAGGCTGTGTCCTGCTTCAAGCACGTGTCACCAGAGCAATGTGCCTTGTTCAAAGAGCAGTTCCTGCGCCTCTCGCAGTACAGACAGCTGAAGACCCGAAAGGACTACCAAGACTTGGCCAAGCATATTGAGCAAGAGCTCCGACAAGAGGAAATGACTGAGGCAGGGAGGCTCTTCTACCTCTCAGTTCCGGCCTTTGCATATGCAGATATCTCTGGTAAGATCAATAGTAGTTGTCGGCCCAACGGTGGAGCGTGGTTGAGGGTGGTGCTAGAGAAACCTTTCGGACATGACCTCAGGAGTGCCCAGGAACTCGCATCTCAGCTCCGGAGCTCCTTGAGGGATGACGAAATGTACAGAATTGATCATTACCTCGGGAAGCAG gtggTTGCAAAGATACTTCCTTTCAGAGCAAAGAATAAGAAATTCCTGGACTCCATGTGGAACAAGCACCACATCGAGAGAGTGGAGATTGTATTGAAAGAAACCTTGGATGTTAAAG GTCGTATTCAATACTATGATCAATACGGGGTGATCCGGGACATGCTCCAGAACCACATCACTGAGATCATGACTCTGTTGACCATGAGGCTACCTGTGAATTTGAGCAGCAGTGAGCAAGTCATGCAAAGCAAGCTGCAGATCTTCAGGTCCCTCCTGCCGTTGGGAAAGACTCAAGCTGTGGTCGGCCAGTACCAAGCTTACCGAGCCGAGGTCCCGCAGGAGCTCAATCACACCGACGATCACGTGACTCTCACACCAACATTTGCAG cTGTGCTGGCACACATCGATGACGCCCAGTACGAAGGCGTGCCACTTCTCCTGATCTCAGGGAAGATGCTAGATGAACGGGTCGGCTACGCACGCGTACTTTTCAAGAATGACGTTTTTTGCCTTCAGAACCACGGCAGCGTTCACTGCAAACCCAAGCAGATCGTTTTCCACTTTGGCCACGGCAGCCTCAAATATCCGGCAATTCTTGTCAGTAAGAATTTATTCAAGCCAGCTCTGATGGACAGTGAGTGGAAAGAAGTGACGGAACACTCAGATCTTAGTCTTCTTGGGTTGCCTATCTCAGAGTACTACGTGCAAACTCCAGTAGAACACAGAGAAGCTTATTCGGAACTCATCTCTCAAATTTTTGCTGGACGCAAGAATAGTTTCGTTAGCACTGAAAACCTGCTTGCCTCCTGGGGCTTATGGACGCCACTGCTCGACAGCCTTGCCGAGTCTTATCCCCGGATCTAcccggggggggcagagaatgGAGATCTACTCGATGTTCGcgtgaaaggaaaagaaatcGGCTTCCACAACGAGGTGGTGATTATCAACAACGATATTGGCGGCACGTCACCAAATGGCTTTCAAGTGATGCATGGGAAGTTTCGCAGCGATGAAATGGTGTCTGCCTGGGCTGAGGAGCTGGTGGAGAGGCTGGCCCTAGATCTGCAGGAGGCGGCAGAGGCAGCGGTGCAGAAAGGGGGTGTTTTCCATGTGGCCCTTTCTGGGGGCTCCACACCCCTCGCGTTGTTCCACAGGTTGGCCCAGCACCACTTCTCCTTCCCCTGGAGGAGCACGCATGTGTGGATGGTGGATGAGCGCTGCGTGCCGCTGACCGAAGTGGAGTCTAATTTTCGTCATCTCCATGACCACCTGCTGTATCATGTGAAGATACCCTATCACAACATCCACCCCATGCCGGTGCAGATCAATCACCGCCTTTGCGTCGACGAGGACGGAGGAGCGCCGCGGTACGAGAAAGAAATCCGGACGTTGGTCAACGGGTCCAGCTTCCACTTCGTGCTGTTGGGAGTCGGCCATGACAGCCACGTAGCgtctctgttccctggcagttccctGTCCGGGGAACACGGGGAGAGTTTAGTCGCCATCACCGAGAGTCCCTTCAAGCCTCACCAGCGGATGAGCCTCACCTTTAAAGCCATTAACCAAGCTCAAGTTGTTGCTGTTCTCGTGATGGGAAAAGGCAAGCATGACATGATCACCCAGATGAGCCGGGTGAAGAGCAATCCGGACAAGTGGCCCGTCACTGGGTTGAGGCCTGCTGATGGCAGACTTATTTGGTACATGGACTACGATGCACTTCTAGGATAG
- the tardbpb gene encoding TAR DNA-binding protein 43 isoform X3: MAEVYIRVAEEENEEPMEIPSEDDGTVLLSTVAAQFPGACGLRFRSPVSQCMRGVRLVEGILHPPENGWGNVVFVVNYPKDNKRKMEEIDASSAVKMKRGDMKTSDLIVLGLPWKTTEQDLKDYFSTFGEVIMVQVKRDAKTGNSKGFGFVRFTEYETQEKVVSQRHMIDGRWCDCKLPNSKFFFLQQGLDEPLRSRKVFVGRCTEDMTTDDLRQFFMQYGEVTDVFIPKPFRAFSFVTFADDQVAQALCGEDLIIKGVSVHISNAEPKHGNRQFERTTRFGNGFGAQAFGSSRSGLGGSSSNSSLANFGSFNLNPAMMAAAQAALQSSWGMMGMLASQQQTSTPGSTSGGSSTSRDQGQSFGSGNSNYGASPASLGWGAGSNSGASSSGFGSGFGSSMESKSSGWGM; the protein is encoded by the exons ATGGCCGAAGTGTACATTCGCGTGGCGGAGGAGGAAAACGAGGAGCCAATGGAGATTCCGTCCGAAGACGATGGCACTGTTCTGCTTTCGACAGTGGCTGCACAGTTTCCAGGAGCGTGTGGCCTTCGGTTCAGGAGCCCCGTGTCTCAGTGCATGCGGGGCGTGCGTCTCGTGGAAGGGATCCTGCACCCGCCGGAGAACGGGTGGGGGAACGTCGTGTTCGTAGTGAATTATCCCAAAG ACAACAAAAGGAAGATGGAAGAAATCGATGCATCCTCTGCTGTGAAGATGAAGAGGGGTGACATGAAGACGTCCGACCTGATCGTACTTGGTCTTCCTTGGAAAACGACTGAGCAGGACCTCAAAGATTACTTTAGTACGTTTGGAGAGGTCATCATGGTTCAG gtcaAACGAGATGCCAAGACTGGAAACTCAAAGGGATTTGGCTTCGTGAGGTTCACGGAGTATGAGACTCAAGAAAAGGTCGTCTCCCAGCGGCACATGATTGATGGCAGATGGTGCGACTGCAAGCTCCCTAACTCGAAG tttttttttttacagcaaggCCTTGACGAGCCGCTGAGGAGTAGGAAAGTGTTTGTCGGCCGTTGCACTGAAGACATGACCACGGATGACCTCCGGCAGTTCTTCATGCAGTACGGCGAAGTGACCGACGTCTTCATCCCCAAGCCGTTTCgggctttttcttttgtcacgTTTGCAGACGATCAG GTTGCCCAGGCGCTCTGTGGGGAGGACCTAATAATCAAAGGTGTCAGTGTTCACATCTCAAACGCTGAACCCAAGCATGGAAACAGGCAGTTTGAGCGCACGACACGGTTTGGAAACGGTTTCGGAGCTCAGGCATTTGGTAGCAGCCGTAGCGGGCTGGGAGGGAGCAGCTCCAACAGTAGTCTGGCCAATTTCGGCTCTTTCAATTTGAACCCTGCTATGATGGCTGCTGCTCAGGCCGCTCTGCAGAGTAGTTGGGGGATGATGGGTATGCTAGCTAGCCAGCAGCAGACGTCCACCCCGGGCAGCACCTCTGGTGGGTCGAGTACTAGCAGGGACCAGGGTCAGTCTTTCGGTTCGGGCAACAGCAACTACGGCGCGAGCCCAGCTAGTCTCGGGTGGGGCGCGGGGTCAAACTCGGGAGCCAGCAGCAGTGGGTTCGGCTCGGGTTTCGGGTCCAGCATGGAGTCGAAGTCCTCTGGGTGGGGGATGTGA
- the ndufb2 gene encoding NADH dehydrogenase [ubiquinone] 1 beta subcomplex subunit 2, mitochondrial, producing the protein MSSFGRALGVLRAGSRLVTRGPHRITTRKAGGDPHIEPRYRQYPQLTKSQKFQSEFLSGAMWFWILWHFWHDPDAVLGHFPWPDASQWTDEELGIPPDDEE; encoded by the exons ATGTCTTCTTTTGGACGCGCTCTGGGAGTCCTTCGAGCGGGATCCCGGCTCGTTACGCGGGGACCGCATAGAATAACGACACGGAA GGCTGGCGGGGATCCGCACATCGAACCCCGGTACAGACAATATCCCCAGCTAACGAAGAGCCAGAAGTTCCAGTCGGAGTTCCTCAGTGGGGCCATGTGGTTTTGGATCCTCTGGCACTTTTGGCATGATCCTGATGCAGTCCTT GGTCACTTCCCCTGGCCTGATGCTTCCCAGTGGACAGATGAGGAACTTGGAATCCCACCGGATGATGAGGAATAA
- the tardbpb gene encoding TAR DNA-binding protein 43 isoform X2, with the protein MAEVYIRVAEEENEEPMEIPSEDDGTVLLSTVAAQFPGACGLRFRSPVSQCMRGVRLVEGILHPPENGWGNVVFVVNYPKDNKRKMEEIDASSAVKMKRGDMKTSDLIVLGLPWKTTEQDLKDYFSTFGEVIMVQVKRDAKTGNSKGFGFVRFTEYETQEKVVSQRHMIDGRWCDCKLPNSKQGLDEPLRSRKVFVGRCTEDMTTDDLRQFFMQYGEVTDVFIPKPFRAFSFVTFADDQVAQALCGEDLIIKGVSVHISNAEPKHGNRQFERTTRFGNGFGAQAFGSSRSGLGGSSSNSSLANFGSFNLNPAMMAAAQAALQSSWGMMGMLASQQQTSTPGSTSGGSSTSRDQGQSFGSGNSNYGASPASLGWGAGSNSGASSSGFGSGFGSSMESKSSGWGM; encoded by the exons ATGGCCGAAGTGTACATTCGCGTGGCGGAGGAGGAAAACGAGGAGCCAATGGAGATTCCGTCCGAAGACGATGGCACTGTTCTGCTTTCGACAGTGGCTGCACAGTTTCCAGGAGCGTGTGGCCTTCGGTTCAGGAGCCCCGTGTCTCAGTGCATGCGGGGCGTGCGTCTCGTGGAAGGGATCCTGCACCCGCCGGAGAACGGGTGGGGGAACGTCGTGTTCGTAGTGAATTATCCCAAAG ACAACAAAAGGAAGATGGAAGAAATCGATGCATCCTCTGCTGTGAAGATGAAGAGGGGTGACATGAAGACGTCCGACCTGATCGTACTTGGTCTTCCTTGGAAAACGACTGAGCAGGACCTCAAAGATTACTTTAGTACGTTTGGAGAGGTCATCATGGTTCAG gtcaAACGAGATGCCAAGACTGGAAACTCAAAGGGATTTGGCTTCGTGAGGTTCACGGAGTATGAGACTCAAGAAAAGGTCGTCTCCCAGCGGCACATGATTGATGGCAGATGGTGCGACTGCAAGCTCCCTAACTCGAAG caaggCCTTGACGAGCCGCTGAGGAGTAGGAAAGTGTTTGTCGGCCGTTGCACTGAAGACATGACCACGGATGACCTCCGGCAGTTCTTCATGCAGTACGGCGAAGTGACCGACGTCTTCATCCCCAAGCCGTTTCgggctttttcttttgtcacgTTTGCAGACGATCAG GTTGCCCAGGCGCTCTGTGGGGAGGACCTAATAATCAAAGGTGTCAGTGTTCACATCTCAAACGCTGAACCCAAGCATGGAAACAGGCAGTTTGAGCGCACGACACGGTTTGGAAACGGTTTCGGAGCTCAGGCATTTGGTAGCAGCCGTAGCGGGCTGGGAGGGAGCAGCTCCAACAGTAGTCTGGCCAATTTCGGCTCTTTCAATTTGAACCCTGCTATGATGGCTGCTGCTCAGGCCGCTCTGCAGAGTAGTTGGGGGATGATGGGTATGCTAGCTAGCCAGCAGCAGACGTCCACCCCGGGCAGCACCTCTGGTGGGTCGAGTACTAGCAGGGACCAGGGTCAGTCTTTCGGTTCGGGCAACAGCAACTACGGCGCGAGCCCAGCTAGTCTCGGGTGGGGCGCGGGGTCAAACTCGGGAGCCAGCAGCAGTGGGTTCGGCTCGGGTTTCGGGTCCAGCATGGAGTCGAAGTCCTCTGGGTGGGGGATGTGA